From Streptomyces sp. HUAS MG91, the proteins below share one genomic window:
- a CDS encoding ferredoxin has protein sequence MSAVRVEVDKERCVGAGMCALTAPDVFTQDDDGLSEVLPGRAAATGEHPLLKEAVRACPVGAVSLTGEENS, from the coding sequence GTGAGCGCCGTGCGGGTCGAGGTCGACAAGGAGCGGTGCGTGGGCGCGGGGATGTGCGCGCTGACCGCGCCGGACGTGTTCACGCAGGACGACGACGGACTCAGCGAAGTGCTCCCCGGCCGCGCCGCGGCGACCGGGGAGCACCCCCTGCTGAAGGAGGCGGTGCGGGCCTGTCCGGTCGGCGCGGTGTCGCTGACCGGTGAGGAGAACTCCTAG
- a CDS encoding cytochrome P450, with the protein MTESTTEPARQAPHTPHTAHTTTDPLNRPIPFPQDRGCPYHPPAAYAPLRDEGPLSRVTFYDGSTVWAVTGHTLARELLADPRLSTDRERPGFPAPTERFAKAGARRVALLGVDDPEHNAQRRMLIPSFSLKRITGLRPSIQQTVDRLLDAMERQGPPAELVGAFALPVPSMVICALLGVPYADHEFFEERSRRLLRGPAAADVERAREELEGYLGDLIDRKRAEPGDGLLDELIHRDGPDGPPDRDQLIAYAVILLVAGHETTANMISLGTFTLLRHPEQLAALREGRTSTTVAVEELLRYLSIADGLLRIATEDMEVAGSTVRAGEGVVFSTSLINRDDGAFAAPESLDWDRSARHHLAFGFGIHQCLGQNLARAELEIALAGLLKRFPGLRLAAPAEEIPFKPGDTIQGMLELPVAW; encoded by the coding sequence ATGACGGAATCCACGACGGAACCGGCCCGCCAGGCCCCCCACACACCGCACACCGCTCACACCACGACCGACCCGCTGAACCGACCGATCCCCTTCCCGCAGGACCGCGGCTGCCCCTACCACCCGCCGGCCGCCTACGCGCCCCTGCGCGACGAGGGCCCGCTCAGCCGGGTCACCTTCTACGACGGCAGCACGGTCTGGGCCGTCACCGGGCACACCCTGGCCCGGGAACTCCTCGCCGACCCACGGCTGTCGACCGACCGCGAACGGCCCGGCTTCCCGGCGCCCACCGAACGGTTCGCGAAGGCCGGCGCGCGCCGCGTGGCGCTGCTCGGGGTCGACGACCCCGAGCACAACGCCCAGCGCCGGATGCTGATCCCGAGCTTCTCGCTCAAGCGGATCACCGGGCTGCGCCCGAGCATCCAGCAGACCGTGGACCGGCTCCTCGACGCGATGGAGCGGCAGGGACCGCCCGCCGAGCTCGTCGGCGCGTTCGCGCTGCCCGTGCCGTCGATGGTGATCTGCGCGCTGCTCGGGGTGCCGTACGCGGACCACGAGTTCTTCGAGGAGCGCTCACGGCGGCTCCTGCGCGGCCCGGCCGCCGCCGACGTGGAGCGGGCCAGGGAAGAGCTGGAGGGCTACCTCGGGGACCTGATCGACCGCAAGCGCGCCGAACCGGGCGACGGGCTCCTCGACGAACTCATCCACCGCGACGGGCCGGACGGGCCGCCGGACCGCGATCAGCTGATCGCGTACGCCGTCATCCTGCTCGTCGCCGGGCACGAGACGACCGCGAACATGATCTCGCTCGGCACCTTCACGCTGCTGCGCCACCCCGAGCAGCTGGCGGCGTTGCGCGAGGGCCGCACCTCGACGACCGTCGCGGTGGAGGAGCTGCTGCGGTATCTGTCCATCGCGGACGGGCTGCTGCGGATCGCGACGGAGGACATGGAGGTGGCCGGATCGACGGTCCGGGCCGGCGAGGGCGTCGTGTTCTCCACCTCGCTCATCAACCGCGACGACGGCGCCTTCGCGGCGCCGGAGAGCCTCGACTGGGACCGCAGCGCGCGGCACCACCTGGCGTTCGGGTTCGGCATCCACCAGTGCCTGGGCCAGAACCTCGCGCGCGCCGAGCTGGAGATCGCGCTCGCCGGTCTCCTGAAACGGTTCCCCGGCCTGCGGCTCGCGGCGCCCGCCGAGGAGATCCCGTTCAAGCCCGGAGACACCATCCAGGGCATGCTCGAACTGCCGGTCGCGTGGTGA
- a CDS encoding family 1 encapsulin nanocompartment shell protein, giving the protein MSTSTPSTNLHRELAPITPAAWAEIEEEARRTFQRHVAGRRVVDVTGPEGPELAAVGTGHLTDIAPPAPGVGARLRGARPLVELRVPFVVSREAVDDVERGSLDSDWQPVKDAARSMAFAEDQAIFDGYEAAGIPGLRERTSNPVLSLPAEPRDYPDTISRALTALRLAGVDGPYALLLGADAYTAVSETSDHGYPVANHLGRILDGELIWAPALNGAFVISTRGGDFELRLGQDLAIGYTAHDAHGIELYFHQTLTFLPYTDEAVVALKA; this is encoded by the coding sequence ATGAGCACCTCCACCCCCAGCACCAATCTGCACCGTGAGCTCGCGCCGATCACGCCCGCCGCGTGGGCGGAGATCGAGGAGGAGGCGCGCCGCACGTTCCAGCGCCACGTGGCGGGCCGCCGCGTGGTGGACGTCACCGGCCCCGAGGGGCCGGAGCTCGCGGCCGTCGGCACCGGCCACCTCACGGACATCGCCCCGCCCGCGCCGGGTGTCGGCGCCCGGCTGCGCGGCGCCCGGCCGCTGGTCGAGCTGCGGGTCCCGTTCGTCGTGAGCCGGGAAGCGGTCGACGACGTGGAGCGCGGGTCGCTCGACTCCGACTGGCAGCCGGTCAAGGACGCGGCACGGTCCATGGCGTTCGCCGAGGACCAGGCGATCTTCGACGGCTACGAGGCCGCCGGCATCCCGGGGCTGCGGGAGCGCACCTCGAACCCGGTCCTGAGCCTGCCGGCAGAGCCGCGCGACTACCCGGACACCATCAGCCGCGCCCTCACCGCGCTGCGCCTGGCCGGTGTCGACGGCCCGTACGCGCTGCTGCTGGGCGCCGACGCGTACACGGCCGTCAGCGAGACCTCCGACCACGGCTATCCCGTCGCCAACCACCTCGGCCGGATCCTCGACGGCGAACTCATCTGGGCCCCGGCCCTGAACGGCGCGTTCGTGATCTCGACGCGCGGCGGCGACTTCGAGCTGCGGCTGGGTCAGGACCTGGCGATCGGCTACACGGCGCACGACGCGCACGGCATCGAGCTGTACTTCCACCAGACCCTGACGTTCCTCCCGTACACCGACGAGGCCGTGGTCGCGCTCAAAGCCTGA
- a CDS encoding Dyp-type peroxidase, with product MVESQSVLTPPAKAAVFLVVTVAPGGEGVVRDTLEDLSGLLRSVAFRSPDDGLTCVAGIGSTAWDRLFAGPRPRELHPFQALAGPRHLAPATPGDLLFHFRARRMDLCFELARLLVDRLGAAVTVVDEVHGFKYFDERDLLGFVDGSENPVGSAAAEAVYVGDEDPDFRGSSYVIVQKYVHDMAAWEALPSDEQERVIGRTKTANVELGDDVKPANSHVALNTIVDEDGTERQILRENMPFGSLGRGEFGTYFIGYARTPDVTERMLRNMFLGDPPGNHDRILDFSTAVTGCLFHVPSADFLDDLPDPPPAAAAAVDGSLGIGSLKGA from the coding sequence GTGGTCGAGTCGCAGTCCGTCCTCACCCCACCCGCGAAGGCCGCGGTGTTCCTCGTCGTCACCGTCGCGCCCGGCGGCGAGGGCGTGGTGCGCGACACCCTGGAGGATCTGTCCGGACTGCTGCGCTCCGTCGCCTTCCGCTCCCCCGACGACGGCCTGACGTGTGTCGCCGGGATCGGCTCCACCGCGTGGGACCGGCTCTTCGCCGGTCCCCGGCCGCGCGAGCTGCACCCCTTCCAGGCCCTGGCCGGACCGCGTCACCTGGCCCCGGCCACCCCCGGCGACCTCCTCTTCCACTTCCGCGCCCGCCGCATGGACCTCTGCTTCGAGCTGGCCCGGCTCCTCGTCGACCGGCTCGGCGCGGCCGTCACCGTCGTGGACGAGGTGCACGGCTTCAAGTACTTCGACGAGCGCGACCTGCTGGGATTCGTCGACGGCAGCGAGAACCCCGTGGGCTCAGCGGCTGCCGAGGCGGTGTACGTGGGCGACGAGGACCCGGACTTCCGCGGCTCCAGCTACGTGATCGTGCAGAAGTACGTGCACGACATGGCGGCCTGGGAGGCGCTGCCCTCCGACGAGCAGGAGCGGGTCATCGGCCGTACCAAGACCGCGAACGTCGAACTGGGCGACGACGTCAAGCCCGCGAACTCGCACGTCGCGCTGAACACGATCGTCGACGAGGACGGCACCGAGCGGCAGATCCTGCGCGAGAACATGCCGTTCGGCAGCCTCGGCCGGGGCGAGTTCGGCACCTACTTCATCGGCTACGCGCGCACGCCGGACGTCACCGAGCGGATGCTGCGCAACATGTTCCTCGGCGATCCGCCCGGCAACCACGACCGCATCCTCGACTTCTCGACGGCGGTGACGGGGTGTCTGTTCCACGTGCCGAGCGCCGACTTCCTCGACGACCTGCCCGACCCACCGCCCGCAGCGGCCGCCGCCGTCGACGGCTCGCTGGGCATCGGCAGCCTCAAAGGAGCCTGA
- a CDS encoding NAD(P)-dependent alcohol dehydrogenase, translating into MKALQYRTVGAAPEVVTVPDPEPGPGQVLLKVTAAGVCHSDIAVMSWPAEGFPYELPLTLGHEGVGTVAALGAGVTGLKEGDPVAVYGPWGCGTCANCAQGKENYCLRADELGIRPPGLGAPGSMAEYMIVDDPRHLVPIDGLDPVATVPLTDAGLTPYHAIKRSLPKLVPGSTAVVIGTGGLGHVAIQLLRAMTAARVVALDVTEDKLALARTVGAHEAILSDKEAAAKVRELTGGRGAEAVFDFVGVQPTVETAGAIAAVEGDVTLVGIGGGTLPVGFGATNFEVSVTAPYWGSRGELIEVLDLARAGAVSVHTETYSLDDAPLAYERLHDGKINGRAVILPNG; encoded by the coding sequence ATGAAGGCACTTCAGTACCGGACCGTCGGGGCCGCACCCGAGGTCGTCACCGTCCCCGACCCGGAGCCGGGTCCCGGACAGGTCCTGTTGAAGGTGACCGCTGCCGGCGTCTGCCACTCCGACATCGCGGTGATGAGCTGGCCCGCCGAGGGATTCCCCTACGAGCTGCCGCTGACCCTCGGCCACGAGGGCGTCGGGACCGTCGCCGCGCTCGGTGCGGGCGTGACCGGCCTGAAGGAGGGCGACCCGGTCGCCGTCTACGGCCCCTGGGGATGCGGCACCTGTGCCAACTGCGCGCAGGGCAAGGAGAACTACTGCCTGCGCGCCGACGAGCTGGGCATCCGTCCGCCCGGACTGGGCGCCCCCGGCTCCATGGCCGAGTACATGATCGTCGACGACCCGCGCCACCTCGTGCCGATCGATGGCCTCGACCCCGTCGCCACCGTGCCGCTCACCGACGCCGGCCTCACCCCGTACCACGCGATCAAGCGCTCGCTGCCCAAGCTGGTGCCCGGCTCCACCGCCGTCGTCATCGGCACCGGCGGACTCGGCCACGTCGCCATCCAGCTGCTGCGCGCCATGACCGCCGCCCGCGTCGTCGCCCTCGACGTGACCGAGGACAAGCTCGCCCTCGCCCGCACCGTCGGCGCCCACGAGGCGATCCTTTCGGACAAGGAGGCCGCGGCGAAGGTGCGCGAGCTGACCGGCGGACGCGGCGCCGAGGCCGTCTTCGACTTCGTCGGCGTCCAGCCGACCGTCGAGACCGCCGGCGCGATCGCCGCGGTCGAGGGCGACGTGACCCTCGTCGGCATCGGTGGCGGCACCCTCCCGGTCGGCTTCGGCGCGACCAACTTCGAGGTCAGCGTCACCGCGCCGTACTGGGGCAGCCGCGGCGAGCTCATCGAGGTACTGGACCTGGCCCGGGCCGGAGCCGTCTCCGTGCACACCGAGACGTACTCCCTCGACGACGCGCCGCTCGCGTACGAGCGACTGCACGACGGCAAGATCAACGGCCGTGCGGTGATCCTCCCGAACGGCTGA
- a CDS encoding cytochrome P450: MSTAQIPDILSPEFAADPYPAYRVLRESAPLLWHEATQSWIVSRYTDVERVFKDKAGQFTTDNYDWQLEPVHGKTILQLSGREHAVRRALVAPAFRGSDLQEKFLPVIERNSRALIDRFRATGSADIVGDYATRFPVNVIADMLGLDQADHARFHGWYTAVIAFLGNLAGDPDVTAAGERTRVEFAEYMIPIIQARRENLGDDLLSALCAAEVDGVRMSDEDIKAFCSLLLAAGGETTDKAIASIFANLLVNPEQLAAVREDRSLIDRAFAETLRHTPPVHMIMRQSATDVELSGGTVPAGATVTCLIGAANRDGDRYAEPDRFDIFRDDLTTTTAFSAAADHLAFALGRHFCVGALLAKAEVETGVNQLLDAMPDVRLADGFDPVEQGVFTRGPQSLPVTFTPVAP, encoded by the coding sequence ATGTCCACCGCGCAGATCCCCGACATACTGTCGCCGGAGTTCGCCGCCGACCCCTACCCCGCCTACCGCGTGCTGCGCGAGTCGGCGCCGCTCCTCTGGCACGAGGCGACCCAGAGCTGGATCGTCTCGCGCTACACCGACGTGGAGCGCGTCTTCAAGGACAAGGCGGGCCAGTTCACCACCGACAACTACGACTGGCAGCTCGAGCCCGTCCACGGCAAGACCATCCTCCAGCTCAGCGGCCGCGAGCACGCCGTGCGCCGCGCCCTGGTCGCCCCGGCCTTCCGCGGCAGCGACCTCCAGGAGAAGTTCCTGCCGGTCATCGAGCGCAACTCCCGCGCCCTGATCGACCGGTTCCGCGCCACCGGCTCCGCCGACATCGTCGGCGACTACGCCACCCGCTTCCCGGTCAACGTCATCGCCGACATGCTCGGCCTCGACCAGGCCGACCACGCCCGCTTCCACGGCTGGTACACCGCCGTCATCGCCTTCCTCGGCAACCTCGCAGGTGACCCGGACGTCACGGCGGCGGGGGAGCGCACCCGCGTCGAGTTCGCCGAGTACATGATCCCGATCATCCAGGCCCGCCGCGAGAACCTCGGCGACGACCTGCTCTCCGCGCTGTGCGCCGCCGAGGTCGACGGCGTACGGATGAGCGACGAGGACATCAAGGCGTTCTGCAGCCTGCTCCTCGCGGCCGGCGGCGAGACCACCGACAAGGCGATCGCCAGCATCTTCGCCAACCTCCTGGTCAATCCCGAGCAGCTGGCCGCCGTACGGGAGGACCGCTCGCTGATCGACCGGGCCTTCGCGGAGACCCTGCGGCACACGCCCCCGGTCCACATGATCATGCGGCAGTCCGCCACCGACGTGGAGCTGTCCGGCGGAACCGTCCCCGCGGGCGCCACCGTCACCTGTCTCATCGGCGCGGCCAACCGCGACGGCGACCGGTACGCCGAGCCCGACCGCTTCGACATCTTCCGCGACGACCTCACCACCACCACGGCGTTCTCGGCCGCCGCCGACCACCTCGCCTTCGCACTCGGCCGGCACTTCTGCGTCGGCGCGCTGCTCGCCAAGGCCGAGGTCGAGACCGGCGTGAACCAGCTGCTCGACGCGATGCCCGACGTACGCCTCGCCGACGGCTTCGACCCCGTGGAGCAGGGCGTGTTCACGCGCGGCCCGCAGTCGCTGCCGGT